In Anguilla rostrata isolate EN2019 chromosome 1, ASM1855537v3, whole genome shotgun sequence, a genomic segment contains:
- the cnih4 gene encoding protein cornichon homolog 4, whose translation MEAAVFILSLIDCCVLIFLSVYFIITLSDLECDYINARACCSKLNKWVVPELVGQALATVLMLISMHWFVFLLNLPVAAWNVYRYLNVPMGNMGVFDPTEIHNRGQLKSHMKEAMIKLGFHLLCFFIYLYSMILALIND comes from the exons ATGGAGGCGGCGGTGTTCATTCTGTCGCTTATCGACTGTTGCGTTTTGATTTTCCTATCGGTGTACTTC ATCATCACTCTCTCGGACCTAGAATGTGACTACATCAATGCGAGAGCTTGCTGTTCAAAGTTAAACAAA TGGGTTGTTCCGGAGCTTGTGGGTCAGGCTTTGGCGACAGTCCTCATGCTGATCTCCATGCACTGGTTTGTCTTCCTCCTCAACCTGCCCGTGGCGGCCTGGAATGTTTACAG GTACCTGAATGTGCCCATGGGAAACATGGGAGTATTTGACCCCACGGAAATCCACAATCGCGGTCAGCTGAAGTCGCACATGAAGGAGGCCATGATCAAACTTGGCTTCCACCTGCTCTGCTTCTTCAtctacctgtacag CATGATTCTGGCCCTGATCAACGATTGA